The following proteins are encoded in a genomic region of Reichenbachiella sp.:
- a CDS encoding DUF1837 domain-containing protein: MDFKPSISEKFLDLFYKEIECDIPDTNSKLNLHILRIENNQFCYDELIDQLGESMIPFALSRKEILDLKSSGKIYGLVKKASRKFREHTVNDGEAGELLLFSFLEAHLKAPKILTKLEIKLSSNDYAKGSDGIHLLELAPKNYQLIFGESKLYQELTTSLTKAFESIHDFRTRKKNNIHDEIGLINSQLCKEAFDEDLYQFLKSVIMPKASDTDPIEKNNAFAIFAGFEIDPTDEEKRLSNDKFLALIKSKIKDEVEGKMSHIKKKIDEFELFSYTFYVYVFPFMKLDETRKEIIKKITRAEE; this comes from the coding sequence ATGGATTTTAAACCGAGCATAAGCGAAAAATTCTTAGACCTCTTTTACAAAGAGATTGAATGTGATATTCCTGATACTAATTCAAAACTCAACCTGCATATTCTTAGAATTGAGAATAACCAGTTTTGTTATGATGAACTGATTGATCAGCTGGGAGAAAGTATGATTCCTTTTGCCCTTTCACGTAAGGAAATACTGGATTTAAAAAGCAGTGGTAAAATTTATGGCTTGGTAAAAAAAGCGTCCAGAAAATTTAGAGAACATACTGTCAATGACGGAGAAGCAGGGGAACTGCTTCTGTTTTCATTTCTTGAAGCACATCTTAAAGCACCTAAAATTCTGACAAAATTAGAAATCAAACTTTCGTCAAACGATTATGCTAAAGGTTCAGATGGCATTCATTTACTTGAATTAGCACCAAAAAACTATCAGCTCATTTTTGGAGAATCAAAACTATATCAAGAACTGACAACATCATTGACGAAAGCATTTGAATCAATCCATGATTTTCGAACAAGAAAAAAGAATAACATCCATGATGAAATTGGCTTGATCAATTCGCAATTATGTAAAGAGGCATTTGATGAAGACCTTTATCAATTTTTAAAATCTGTTATCATGCCAAAGGCTAGCGATACCGACCCTATTGAAAAGAACAATGCCTTTGCCATTTTCGCTGGTTTTGAGATTGACCCAACCGATGAAGAAAAACGGTTGAGCAACGATAAATTTTTGGCTTTGATTAAGTCCAAAATAAAAGACGAAGTAGAGGGCAAAATGAGCCACATCAAAAAGAAGATTGATGAATTCGAACTATTCAGTTACACGTTCTACGTTTATGTTTTTCCATTCATGAAACTGGATGAAACGCGAAAAGAAATCATCAAAAAAATAACAAGAGCTGAAGAATGA
- a CDS encoding class I SAM-dependent methyltransferase produces MEVKYDKIGIDYNLTRKADNYLTEQLLHHLQPTKKGKYLDIGCGTGNYTSELQKNGYDFIGIDPSELMLEKAKLKNNRIDWKVGYAENTGLPESFVDGIIGSLTIHHWTDLTNGFSELNKVLKPNGRIVIFTSTPEQMKGYWLNHYFPKMLSDSIIQMPTLEKVKKAMKDSGIEFLETHRYFIKPDLEDQFLYCGKQNPELYFDEQIRHGISSFSSLSNRTEVENGLSELRKDIDSGKIEEIIKSYENDLGDYLYVIGKKASR; encoded by the coding sequence ATGGAAGTTAAATACGACAAAATAGGAATTGATTACAATCTGACCCGAAAAGCGGATAATTATTTGACCGAACAATTACTTCATCATTTACAACCGACCAAAAAAGGAAAATACTTGGATATTGGTTGCGGAACAGGAAATTACACAAGTGAACTTCAAAAAAATGGATATGATTTCATTGGTATTGACCCTTCCGAATTAATGTTGGAGAAAGCAAAACTTAAAAACAACAGAATCGATTGGAAAGTCGGTTACGCAGAAAATACCGGACTTCCAGAAAGTTTTGTGGACGGAATAATCGGTTCTTTGACAATACATCATTGGACTGATTTAACAAATGGATTTTCAGAGCTGAATAAAGTCTTAAAACCAAACGGTAGAATTGTGATTTTCACATCAACACCTGAACAAATGAAAGGTTATTGGCTCAATCATTATTTCCCAAAAATGCTTTCCGACTCAATAATTCAAATGCCAACTTTGGAAAAAGTAAAAAAAGCTATGAAAGATAGTGGAATTGAATTCTTGGAGACGCACAGATATTTTATAAAGCCTGACTTGGAAGACCAATTTTTGTATTGTGGAAAACAAAACCCTGAACTTTACTTTGACGAGCAAATTAGACACGGAATTTCTTCATTTTCATCCTTATCAAACCGAACGGAAGTGGAGAATGGATTATCGGAATTAAGAAAAGATATCGATAGTGGAAAAATTGAAGAAATAATAAAATCCTATGAAAATGATTTGGGAGATTATTTATACGTAATAGGAAAAAAAGCCAGCAGGTAA